In Juglans microcarpa x Juglans regia isolate MS1-56 chromosome 1S, Jm3101_v1.0, whole genome shotgun sequence, the genomic stretch GCTGGTCGAAATGGACAACCAAAACAGGTGACTTGATATCTCCTGTTCATTGCTGCATTTTTTGGGCTTCCCTTTACTGTTTTTATTCATTGTCCATCTGGATCAATATGGGATTCTCATGGTGTATGTATTCATTCCCATAAATTTCTTGGGCTTGTCATTGTGGTGAAATCccttgtattttacttttattattattaatttttttggggggttgGGGGGGCGTCTGGGCGGTGTGCACTGGTTCATCCATTTACAAAGGTCTTAATGATTTGTTTTTTACCTGGTTTCAGACAATCTCGTACATGGCAGAGCGTGTGGTTGGCACTGGTTCATTTGGTGTTGTCTTTCAGGTGCTTATACTAGTTTTATCTGCTTGTGTTCATGGATCCATACTGATGTTTTAATTAATTGTGCGCACtcatgtattttgtatttttattcataaaagatGTTGACATTTACTCTTACGCACTCATTTGATGTATATCTGTTGCAGGCCAAGTGCCTGGAAACAGGTGAAGCAGTTGCAATAAAAAAGGTGCTGCAGGATAGGAGATATAAGAATAGGGAACTTCAGATTATGCGTGTACTCGACCATCCTAATGTTGTTCAACTGAAGCACTGTTTCTTTTCAACCACAGAAAAAGATGAGTTGTACCTTAACCTTGTCCTGGAGTATATATCCGAAACTGTCTACAGAGTATCAAAGCAGTATATCAAGATGAACCAAAATATGCCTATCATCTATGTACAACTTTATGCATACCAGGTGAACAATGTAACTTTGCATTTACCTCTGCAGTGAGATTCTTTTGATAGATATAGCAGATAATCACTTGGTTGTTTTTTCCATTGTTGCTTCATAGAtaggtgttacctcttgtataccatcttgcgtacttgggctatgcctattcttatcaatacaatcgtttacttgtataaaaaaaaaataatcacttgGTTGTTTTTGGTGTATTTATCCttcaaaatgtgtttttttttcctgttttgtcTTTGTAGATTTGTCGTGCACTAAATTACTTGCATCGTGTCGTTGGAGTATGTCATCGTGACATTAAGCCACAGAATCTACTGGTAAGATGTTCTTCCTCTTGTTTCATCAGTTTGATACCAGCATGAGGAAATTATCAGTCTCAGTTTCTATACTTATTTTAGTGTAATTATGAACTGATCGAATTAATCATGAAACTTTAGTGTGAGTTGATAGTGTAGCTTTCCTTTGGATTTCTTGATTTTAGAATATGGCTGCTGTCAGAAACTATAAATGGTGTTTGTGTTTGTCATAAAGATTTGGCTGGACTTGAAAATGTTTCTACATAAGGAGGGTTTTTAAATGTAATATGTCAGTGCTTCGCCTAGACTCTTTCACTGGGACTTTTATCATGCACTTTCTAGGATTGCAGGGAATGTAATTTTGATGTCATACAACGCTCGTTGgtaaatgtttatttgtttggttattAGTTGTCATTTTGTTTGAACTCTTGATACTGTACAATGTCAAGCAATACTGGGGTTAAGGTTTGTAAAGCTTGCTGCAGGTCAATCCCCACAATCATCAGTTAAAGATATGTGATTTTGGCAGTGCAAAGATGCTGGTATgctcttccttctcttttctttcctttctcaaaaGGATTTCAGAAATAAATGTGGCAACTCATGAAATTCATTTTGACATTTAGGTGCCAGGTGAAccaaatatatcatatatttgcTCTCGATATTATAGGGCCCCAGAACTTATATTTGGGGCCACAGAATACACAACCGCAATTGATATGTGGTCAGTTGGTTGTGTCCTTGCTGAGCTTCTTCTAGGACAGGTGGGTgtataaatgtgattttttttatttcctgaACTTGGGTGACATGTTTAATCATCAAAACATAAGTATAAGATTTTAGTTCATTTCAATTTCTCCTTTCCTTCACTCATGCCTGCAGTACATGCAGAGATGTTCTTTGCAGCACTTACCGTAGAAATAATATCTTTCTGTTCAACTTCCAGAAGTTGTTGGAACAtgtataatttcaattttttagtgAGCAAAGAGTGCTTTCCTATCACAACTTGTATTTTACATCTCTAGTAGTTTGTGCATTTCCACCCATGCCTTTTATTTGGGGGTTTAGCAACCATTTAATGGAGAAAGCACTTGTTCTTTTGTTATGAAGTTTTTAGATATTTGGGTTCTTTTCAAATAAGCTGCATGTCCAGTTCTAATGTTTACCTGGTTTACAGCCACTGTTTCCTGGTGAAAGTGGTGTTTATCAGTTGGTCGAGATCATTAAGGTGTACTATCTACTTGTTATTTCTCTTCTTTACTACTATGCTACTGTTTTGGATTATCTCAacacttttcttcatttttggcCGTATCACATTAGATTCTGGGGACACCGACCAGGGAAGAAATCAAGTGCATGAATCCGAATTACAATGAGTTTAAGTTCCCTCAAATTAAAGCTCACCCGTGGCACAAGGTTTGCTAGAAATTTTGGCATTTCTTCGTCATTGATGGAAAATGTACTTTCTTGTGAAAGTGGAAAATCTTATTACCATACAATTTTCAGATATTTCACAAGCGAATGCCACCTGAAGCGGTGGATCTTGTGTCAAGGCTGCTCCAGTATTCACCTAGTCTACGTTGCACTGctgtaagaaaattaattactCTATTTTTCTCCTAAATTTTATCAAGGAAAATTCTATTTGAAGGCCTTTATATCACACACCATCAACGTGGCATAATGtaatttggaagataaattttaaaatttgaattttacaaatcaaattatgccatgtggatggtgtgtggtgtaaaagcCTTCAAATGGCACTACTCGTTTGTCAAATGGTTTTTTGGGCATCTTCTTAACGATGGTTCAGTAAATATACGGTGTAGTCTAAATTTTGTCTTCCCTTAACAATTtgggacattttttttattttgggtgaAACTTGGCTACACTCTACAGCTTTCTTAGGAAGTTGTAGAATGGTTCCTTTGGTCAAGAGGCTACTGCGAATAGGCATATGCCTGTATGGGTTAATCTTCTTTCATCTAATTGGGgtacacacacaaacatatatactATGTAATGTGGTGAGTTTCACATATGGTCTCATTGTCAAGGTCATCtcattgtttacttataaaaagaaaaaaaaaaaagttatctcaTTGTTGAGAATATATAGATCACTTTTTTTGGCAATATCATAACTTACATCTCATGTTTCAGTTGGAGGCATGCACTCATCCCTTCTTTGATGACCTGAGGGATCCAAATGCATGTTTGCCTAATGGGCGAGCGTTACCTCCTTTGTTCGATTTTACAGCTCAAGGTAAGTTGGTCTTCAGCTTTCTTTCCCTTCATACATTGCTTAAGGTTCCTCATTAGTGCTGATGCCAAAATCCGTCACAGAATTGACTGGTGTATCTGCCGAACTGCGTCATCGCCTCATACCTGAGCCTGCAAGTAACCGTTTTGGATGCACAGTTGCCTGAAGAACTATGCTATACCCTGCACCAATAGCCCAAGATACACTGCCTTTGGTCTTGAGAGTTATTATTGATGACAGAACCAAGGGGGTGGGAAAGTCTAGGGGCTGTCAGATTATTCATCGAGGATGTGATGGATCTGCAGGTGGAGGGAGTAGAATTGCTTGAATGAGGTTGAAATTGCAATTTAATGATGTAAAATTGTGTGCCTTGACTTTCGATTATGTTATCTTGTCATATATGGTTTATGGGTATTTGAAATGGAA encodes the following:
- the LOC121246554 gene encoding shaggy-related protein kinase epsilon-like codes for the protein MNVMRRLKSFASGRTSISSDPGGDSSSKRAKFDQETERLDNEERNRLVRCATGLEQHMASTSLETAASVSDISSMARKEKSSYEQLPKEMHEMRIRDEKANNHDEKDLEAAVVNGNGTETGQIIATTVAGRNGQPKQTISYMAERVVGTGSFGVVFQAKCLETGEAVAIKKVLQDRRYKNRELQIMRVLDHPNVVQLKHCFFSTTEKDELYLNLVLEYISETVYRVSKQYIKMNQNMPIIYVQLYAYQICRALNYLHRVVGVCHRDIKPQNLLVNPHNHQLKICDFGSAKMLVPGEPNISYICSRYYRAPELIFGATEYTTAIDMWSVGCVLAELLLGQPLFPGESGVYQLVEIIKILGTPTREEIKCMNPNYNEFKFPQIKAHPWHKIFHKRMPPEAVDLVSRLLQYSPSLRCTALEACTHPFFDDLRDPNACLPNGRALPPLFDFTAQELTGVSAELRHRLIPEPASNRFGCTVA